The segment TTAATATTTTCGACATAATCCTTATCTTCTTTTTTAGCGTTAAGAGCAAGACCTCCGGCAACAAATAGATATACATCTTCAACTTTCCTGCGGATTTCATCGAGCGCTTCCAGGACTATATGCAGACACTTATGGCGCTTGATAAAGCCAAACATAAGGATTATCCTACCATTCTCAGGAAGTTTTAGCTTTTTCCGGGAATCCTTCTTATTTTCATCACTAAGCTCTGTCCCATGGGGAATAACGTGAATCTTTTTTGTCGGTATTTCCAGTCGTCTCAGTATCGATGCCTGGGAAGGAAGATGGACGATGACCTCATTAGCAAACCCGGAAATTCTCTTGGCAAAATTCTCATCCACCGCTCCTCTTTCAGAAAATTGGCTTGGTCTCACACAGTGGATAGTTATAACCTTTTTAACAGTCCCATTTAATTTCTCAAGTAGGGTGGGTAACCTATCATCAAATTTGTATATACTGTATTCATGTTGAATATGGACGACATCTGTACCCTTTGTATGTCTGATGATGGGCTCTACATAGTCTTCATTTCTATCCCAACAGGGAACGACTTCAAACTTTTCCCTGTTTATAGGAGATGCTCCTTTCTCAGCTACAACCTTAATTTCTGATGCAGGGTCTACCTTTTCTATTCCATGAATGAGGTAATCAGTATAGGTAGCTATCCCGCACTGCTGAGGAAGATAGGTTGACACATATGCGATTTTCATCTCTTCCCTTTTCCCGACTCTCAGGGATGTCGGCTAATCCCCACCCAGTTTCGTTTTCTGGAGTCGGTATTATAATTATCTAACTCTCTAATCTTGTTTTTTATAAAAGAGTTAAGTTTTGGATTACGATAGTTAAACTTAGCAACTATCCGTCGCAGGCTCTGGGGCAGCCTTTTTAGACCCCATAAGCATCTTTCTTCTGTCTGTTCAAGATTATGTCGGATATGATAAAAGGGCAAACCAACATGAAAAAATGAAATGCTATCGGCATTTTTTAATACATCAGCAAGTTTTGTCCCTCCGTTTTCACGATGTCTTACAAGAAAAAACACCTTCTCAATCATTGCTTTATTCATATTGTGCTCTTTCATTATTTCTCTCATAATTTTGGCACTATTTAAGGCATGCGCATCTTTAAATTCATAATAACTCTGGTAATCTTTACGCTTAACTTTCCGTTCTTCGATAGCTCTTTCTATATCATGGCCCAAAGTTGCAATTTGCAGTGTCTCGTTAGCATCAGGTTTTAATCTACGCAGCCATTCCAATGTGTTTTTAGCATGTATTGGGTCTTCGGGTACCGAAGATTTATTAATTATTCTTATTGTTCTATTTTTTACGGTTGCTATTTTATTCATTTTTATAAAGAACGATTATTCTCCTGACATTTTCTATATTCGTTAGAAAAGCTATTGCCAGCAAGATAAAAAATGGTTGGTTGATTAAACAACCCAGAAATAGAATAAATATCCGCACGTCACGCCCGCTTCTCCAGTAAGCTTTTTCTTTGAGTTTTTCCTTCATTAACCCATCATATTTATCGGCTGTATAGCTATTCATAAACGTACCGATAATGGCAAGGAAACCGACGACCAGGGTTAACCAATCAGCATCAGAAGCGTAAACGTACCAAGTCAGTCCAAAAAGAAGAAATGCATCGGCATAGCGGTCTAATACTGCATCAAACCATCCTCCGAAATCGGTTTTTTGAAATTTTACCCGGGCTATTTCTCCGTCACAGCCATCAATAACAGATGCTCCTTGTGCCAGTACTCCTCCAATAACTAAATTAATATATCCTCCTAAAAAGAAAAAAAAAGCGCCCAGCATAGCAAGGATAAAGGAAAAAAACGACATAAAGTTTGGAGTAATATTAGTTTTTACAAGATACTTTGAAATCCTAATTGATATGGGTCTGTTTAAGTATCTTGATACAGGTCCATCAGAGGTCTTTTTCAAAGTAT is part of the bacterium genome and harbors:
- a CDS encoding glycosyltransferase family 4 protein, whose amino-acid sequence is MKIAYVSTYLPQQCGIATYTDYLIHGIEKVDPASEIKVVAEKGASPINREKFEVVPCWDRNEDYVEPIIRHTKGTDVVHIQHEYSIYKFDDRLPTLLEKLNGTVKKVITIHCVRPSQFSERGAVDENFAKRISGFANEVIVHLPSQASILRRLEIPTKKIHVIPHGTELSDENKKDSRKKLKLPENGRIILMFGFIKRHKCLHIVLEALDEIRRKVEDVYLFVAGGLALNAKKEDKDYVENINEKIEELALQKNVIFPNRFFPNSDVPYLFGACDVVLFPYYEEDRSASGSLHLAIGAKKPVIASRIPKFEELRNICDELLVLPYNSSGIARIAIRLFEDPEFGEYVFERTEEYRKLTSWEAVASQHLELYRRRLK
- a CDS encoding DUF4202 family protein, translating into MNKIATVKNRTIRIINKSSVPEDPIHAKNTLEWLRRLKPDANETLQIATLGHDIERAIEERKVKRKDYQSYYEFKDAHALNSAKIMREIMKEHNMNKAMIEKVFFLVRHRENGGTKLADVLKNADSISFFHVGLPFYHIRHNLEQTEERCLWGLKRLPQSLRRIVAKFNYRNPKLNSFIKNKIRELDNYNTDSRKRNWVGISRHP